In one window of Macrobrachium rosenbergii isolate ZJJX-2024 chromosome 11, ASM4041242v1, whole genome shotgun sequence DNA:
- the LOC136843397 gene encoding uncharacterized protein, producing MAANTSATERDHCGQSLNVSEEGDNSISEIKREELLKSLLCGQSEKVQDGDILIYKPNLKPIASNDIYNLRKFEFGKEKDAIQEKVIMLVGSTGSGKTTYINGLINYIFAVDWDDSFRFKLITEPKSQTIHLSSYTIHHQEGFRVPYSLTIIDTPGFGDVKGVERDTEITGQIRTFLTTGGIDRLDAVGFVVQSCLPRLTPTQRYIFDQILSLFGKDIAENILLLLTFADGQKPQVLSGIKEADIPYRKFFKFNNSALYALNRVGNREKDNGDDEDDDFDAMFWKMEKKSFARFFNDLSMIKSKSLTLTKDVLNERHHLEILIAGIRVNIQIGLNKLEQLRKEVDVLTTHQADIDRNRDFVYTITEETFVRESVPSGQYVTNCLNCNRTCHEVCDIQDDNRKHECCVMSNGYCRICPGNCYWELHRNIPYKFVCKQVQVQKTAEDLKRRYQEATKKKLSAENLIKKHQEVFEAVRLKVLGLTESVRKSLARLEEIALKPNPLSTVEYIDVVIESEKSQARPGWQVRTSQLLNVRKQAEYLKKIVDKKFEPFPNL from the coding sequence ATGGCTGCAAATACCAGTGCCACTGAGCGTGACCATTGTGGCCAGAGTCTTAACGTAAGTGAAGAAGGTGATAATTCGATATCGGAAATCAAGAGAGAGGAACTCTTGAAATCTCTCCTGTGTGGACAGTCAGAGAAGGTACAGGATGGAGACATCTTGATATATAAACCAAATCTGAAACCGATTGCATCTAACGATATATATAACCTTCGGAAATTTGaatttgggaaagaaaaagatGCGATACAAGAGAAAGTTATCATGCTTGTTGGTTCCACTGGGTCAGGTAAAACTACTTATATCAATGGACTAATTAACTACATATTTGCTGTTGACTGGGATGATAGCTTTCGTTTCAAACTGATTACAGAGCCAAAAAGCCAGACCATTCACTTATCTTCCTACACAATACACCACCAAGAAGGTTTTAGAGTACCCTACTCTCTAACAATCATTGATACTCCAGGCTTTGGTGATGTTAAAGGCGTAGAAAGGGACACGGAAATTACAGGACAAATACGTACATTTTTAACAACAGGAGGGATAGACAGACTTGATGCAGTTGGTTTTGTCGTTCAGTCTTGCCTTCCGAGGCTTACTCCAACACAAAGATATATTTTTGATCAAATACTGTCTCTGTTTGGGAAGGATATTGCTGAGAATATACTGTTGTTGCTAACTTTTGCTGATGGTCAAAAACCCCAAGTCCTGAGTGGCATTAAAGAAGCGGATATACCATACCGAAAATTCTTCAAGTTCAATAATTCTGCTCTGTATGCACTTAACAGAGTAGGAAACCGAGAAAAGGACAATGGCGATGATGAAGACGACGACTTCGACGCCATGTTctggaaaatggagaaaaaaagttTTGCGAGATTCTTCAATGATCTGAGcatgataaaaagcaaaagtcTCACTCTGACTAAAGATGTACTTAATGAACGCCACCATCTAGAGATTTTAATTGCTGGTATTCGAGTAAATATTCAGATTGGACTGAACAAATTAGAGCAACTGAGGAAAGAAGTGGATGTTCTTACAACACACCAGGCTGATATTGACAGGAACAGGGACTTTGTATACACAATTACTGAAGAGACCTTTGTGAGAGAGTCCGTTCCGTCAGGACAGTATGTAACAAACTGTTTGAACTGCAACCGCACTTGCCACGAAGTCTGCGATATACAGGATGATAATAGAAAACATGAGTGTTGTGTTATGTCGAATGGATATTGCCGCATCTGTCCGGGCAATTGTTACTGGGAACTTCATAGAAACATCCCTTACAAATTCGTCTGTAAGCAGGTTCAAGTACAGAAAACTGCTGAGGATCTGAAGAGGCGGTATCAAGaagcaacaaaaaagaaactttcagctgaaaaccttatAAAAAAGCATCAAGAGGTATTTGAGGCAGTTCGGTTGAAAGTGTTAGGATTGACCGAAAGTGTGAGAAAAAGCCTCGCGAGACTGGAGGAAATTGCACTGAAACCGAATCCTCTCTCCACAGTGGAGTACATAGATGTCGTGATTGAATCGGAGAAATCTCAAGCGCGCCCGGGATGGCAGGTTCGAACCAGTCAACTTCTGAATGTCAGGAAACAGGCGGAGTATTTAAAGAAAATCGTAGATAAAAAATTTGAACCTTTTCCCAATCTTTGA